A window from Moritella yayanosii encodes these proteins:
- the rbsA gene encoding ribose ABC transporter ATP-binding protein RbsA, which produces MRQAILKLSGIEKSFPGVKALDNACLNVYPGKVMALLGENGAGKSTLMKVLTGIYPMDKGNINYQGSDVSFDGPRHSQEMGISIIHQELNLIPELTIAENIYLGREKTNAFGGIKWAEMYRDADILLQRLNVKHSSRQLLGELSLGEQQMVEIAKALSFQSQVIVMDEPTDALTESETKSLFKVINELRNDGCGIVYISHRLKEIFEICDDITVLRDGQFIAEIAVTDIDEDGLIEKMVGRRLDEIYPRIAATHGTICMAVENIVAPGVHNVSFTLDHGEILGISGLMGAGRTELMKAIYGALPRESGDVILDGKLVSPVTPRDGLANGIAYISEDRKGDGLVLGLSVKENMSLCALDYLSKGVQLDHAKEATAVEDFMRQFNIKTPSRDQMIGNLSGGNQQKVAIAKGLMTRPKVLILDEPTRGVDVGAKKEIYQLINQFKAEGMSIILVSSEMPEVLGMSDRILVMHEGRISGEFMAEHASQEKLMACAVGKKINEAGL; this is translated from the coding sequence ATGAGGCAAGCAATTTTAAAACTCAGTGGTATCGAAAAATCATTTCCGGGTGTGAAAGCACTGGATAATGCTTGTTTGAATGTATACCCAGGTAAAGTAATGGCATTACTGGGCGAAAATGGTGCCGGTAAGTCGACGCTGATGAAGGTACTTACGGGTATCTATCCCATGGACAAAGGTAATATTAACTATCAAGGTAGTGATGTTAGTTTTGATGGTCCGCGTCATTCGCAAGAGATGGGCATTAGTATTATTCATCAAGAACTAAACTTGATCCCTGAGTTAACGATTGCTGAAAATATCTATTTAGGCCGTGAAAAAACCAATGCGTTTGGCGGTATTAAATGGGCAGAGATGTATCGTGATGCGGATATATTGCTACAGCGTTTAAATGTAAAGCACAGTTCGCGTCAGTTACTGGGTGAGCTCAGTTTAGGTGAACAGCAAATGGTTGAAATTGCCAAAGCGCTGTCATTTCAATCTCAAGTGATTGTGATGGATGAACCGACCGATGCCTTGACAGAAAGTGAAACTAAATCATTATTTAAAGTGATTAACGAACTGCGCAATGATGGTTGCGGTATCGTTTATATCTCGCACCGTTTAAAAGAGATCTTCGAGATCTGTGATGATATTACCGTACTGCGTGATGGCCAATTTATTGCCGAAATTGCGGTGACGGACATCGATGAAGATGGCTTAATTGAGAAAATGGTGGGCCGTCGTTTAGATGAAATTTACCCACGTATTGCTGCGACGCATGGCACGATCTGCATGGCAGTTGAAAATATTGTGGCACCGGGTGTGCACAATGTCAGTTTCACCTTAGACCATGGTGAAATATTAGGTATCTCGGGGTTAATGGGTGCTGGCCGTACTGAATTAATGAAAGCTATTTATGGGGCATTACCGCGTGAATCGGGTGATGTGATCTTAGACGGTAAGCTTGTTAGTCCAGTAACCCCTCGCGACGGCTTGGCCAATGGTATTGCCTACATTTCTGAAGATCGTAAAGGTGATGGGCTCGTCCTTGGTTTGTCGGTAAAAGAAAATATGTCTTTGTGCGCATTAGATTATCTGTCTAAAGGTGTGCAATTAGATCACGCGAAAGAAGCGACAGCCGTCGAAGATTTTATGCGCCAATTTAATATTAAAACCCCAAGTCGCGATCAGATGATTGGCAACTTATCTGGTGGTAACCAGCAGAAAGTAGCGATTGCCAAAGGGTTAATGACCCGCCCTAAAGTTCTTATTTTAGATGAGCCCACCCGCGGTGTTGATGTTGGTGCTAAAAAAGAAATCTACCAGTTAATCAATCAATTTAAAGCCGAAGGCATGAGTATTATCCTAGTGTCGTCAGAAATGCCAGAAGTATTGGGCATGAGTGACCGCATTTTAGTGATGCACGAAGGCCGTATCAGCGGTGAATTTATGGCTGAACATGCGAGCCAAGAAAAACTAATGGCGTGTGCCGTTGGCAAAAAAATCAATGAGGCAGGGCTATGA